ACCACAAACTGCATCAAATTCACCAACGCCGACATCGAAACCGCCAAGGGCGTCGGCTCAATCGCGACCCTGACATTCGACCTCGACATCACGGTCGAGCCCATCGCAAGCACGAACCCGATGGCCCCCACGCACCGCGTCCTCGGCCGCTCCCCGCGCGGGAAGCTGGTCGAGTGCGGTGGCATCTGGAAGAAGCAGAACAAGGAGACCGGCGCGAACTACTACACGCTGACCATCCGCGACCACGGCTTCAAAGCCAACCTTGGCAAGGCCGCGAACCAGGACGACCTGTCCCTGCAGGCCGTCATCCCCTGGGGTCCGACAGACGCTGCTTAAGCGAACGGCCAGACCGCTCCGGCGGTCTGGCTGCACCAGGCTTCGAGGTTT
The sequence above is drawn from the Marinibacterium anthonyi genome and encodes:
- a CDS encoding hypothetical protein (putative conserved protein), whose protein sequence is MTTNCIKFTNADIETAKGVGSIATLTFDLDITVEPIASTNPMAPTHRVLGRSPRGKLVECGGIWKKQNKETGANYYTLTIRDHGFKANLGKAANQDDLSLQAVIPWGPTDAA